Proteins encoded within one genomic window of Amorphoplanes friuliensis DSM 7358:
- a CDS encoding molybdopterin-dependent oxidoreductase yields the protein MRRFIRPALIGVLSAAFGVALAELLAAATRPQAGPLVAVGGAVIDAAPTPLKEFAVRTLGTNDKPVLLGTIALVLILFTAAIGVLSVRRRWVAVAGAAVFGLAGALAAAMRPTATAYDVVPSLLGAVVAGATLLFLHHRTRRPSATGGDFDRRAFLRAAAAVAGGVVVAGGASEVVKRVRGGAVTKSREAISLPAPADPAKPLPAGVGPGFVTANKDFYRVDTALSVPRIDVNTWSLRIHGMVGKEVDLSFDDLLKRPLIERDITLNCVSNEVGGPYIGTAKWLGVPLAPLLRELGVEPGADQVVARSAEGMTIGTPVETIFDGREAMLCVGMNGEPLPLEHGFPVRMLTPGLYGYAGACKWITELELTTFDRFDAYWVERGWGARGPVKTASRIDKPKPFAKLEAGKLTVAGVAWAQGRGIRNVEVRVDDRPWAKAELLPVPSTDTWVQWRYDWAATAGAHTIAVRATDSTGAVQTEQRATPFPDGATGWHTITASVD from the coding sequence GTGCGACGTTTCATCCGGCCCGCACTCATCGGGGTTCTTTCGGCCGCGTTCGGAGTGGCCCTGGCGGAACTGCTCGCCGCCGCGACCCGGCCGCAGGCCGGACCGCTGGTCGCCGTCGGTGGCGCGGTCATCGACGCGGCGCCCACCCCGCTCAAGGAATTTGCCGTACGCACCCTGGGCACCAACGACAAGCCCGTCCTGCTCGGCACCATCGCCCTGGTCCTGATCCTCTTCACCGCCGCGATCGGTGTCCTGAGCGTCCGGCGCCGCTGGGTCGCCGTCGCCGGTGCCGCGGTGTTCGGCCTGGCCGGAGCCCTCGCCGCGGCGATGCGCCCGACCGCCACGGCCTACGACGTCGTCCCGTCCCTGCTCGGCGCGGTTGTCGCCGGTGCCACGCTGCTGTTCCTGCATCACCGCACCCGCCGGCCCTCCGCCACGGGTGGTGACTTCGACCGCCGCGCGTTCCTGCGAGCCGCCGCTGCCGTCGCCGGTGGTGTGGTTGTCGCCGGTGGTGCGTCCGAAGTGGTGAAACGCGTCCGCGGTGGTGCGGTGACCAAGTCGCGGGAGGCCATCTCCCTGCCGGCACCCGCCGACCCCGCCAAGCCGCTCCCGGCCGGCGTCGGACCCGGCTTCGTCACCGCCAACAAGGACTTCTACCGCGTCGACACCGCGCTGAGTGTGCCGCGCATCGACGTGAACACCTGGTCGCTGCGGATCCACGGGATGGTCGGCAAAGAGGTCGACCTGTCCTTCGACGACCTGCTGAAGCGGCCGCTCATCGAGCGCGACATCACGCTCAACTGCGTGTCCAACGAGGTCGGCGGCCCCTACATCGGCACCGCCAAGTGGCTCGGTGTGCCGCTCGCCCCGCTGCTGCGTGAGCTCGGTGTCGAGCCCGGCGCGGACCAGGTCGTGGCCCGCTCGGCCGAGGGCATGACCATCGGTACGCCGGTGGAAACGATCTTCGACGGCCGCGAGGCCATGCTCTGCGTCGGCATGAACGGCGAACCCCTCCCGCTGGAGCACGGCTTCCCCGTCCGCATGCTGACACCCGGCCTGTACGGGTACGCCGGCGCCTGCAAGTGGATCACCGAACTCGAACTGACCACCTTCGACCGCTTCGACGCGTACTGGGTCGAGCGCGGGTGGGGTGCCCGTGGCCCGGTCAAGACGGCCTCCCGGATCGACAAGCCGAAGCCGTTCGCCAAGCTCGAGGCGGGCAAGCTGACCGTCGCCGGTGTCGCCTGGGCGCAAGGGCGGGGCATCAGGAACGTCGAGGTACGCGTCGACGACCGTCCCTGGGCCAAGGCCGAACTCCTGCCCGTCCCGTCGACGGACACCTGGGTGCAGTGGCGTTACGACTGGGCCGCGACCGCGGGCGCGCACACCATCGCCGTCCGCGCGACCGACAGCACCGGCGCGGTGCAGACCGAGCAGCGGGCGACGCCGTTCCCGGACGGTGCCACCGGCTGGCACACCATCACCGCCTCCGTGGACTGA
- a CDS encoding YnfA family protein — MSVLRSIGLFLLAALAEIGGAWLVWQGIREHRGLLFIGAGVAALGAYGFVATLQPDANFGRILAAYGGVFVAGSLVWGMLVDGFRPDRWDLIGATFCLVGVAVIMYAPRSA; from the coding sequence ATGTCGGTGCTGCGTTCCATCGGTCTTTTCCTGCTCGCCGCCCTCGCCGAGATCGGTGGCGCCTGGCTCGTCTGGCAGGGCATCCGCGAGCACCGCGGCCTGCTCTTCATCGGCGCGGGCGTGGCAGCCCTGGGCGCCTACGGCTTCGTGGCCACCCTCCAGCCGGACGCGAACTTCGGCCGGATCCTCGCCGCGTACGGCGGAGTCTTCGTCGCCGGGTCACTCGTCTGGGGGATGTTGGTCGACGGTTTCCGCCCGGACCGCTGGGACCTGATCGGCGCAACGTTCTGCCTGGTCGGCGTCGCCGTCATCATGTACGCCCCGCGCAGCGCATAG
- a CDS encoding MDR family MFS transporter has product MSHREVIQALSGLMLGMFVSILASTIVSNALPRIIADLGGTQSVYTWIVTTELLAMTATVPLWGKMADLYSKKLLIQLSLGLFVAGSLIAGFTPNVEILIVSRVVQGIGAGGMTALAMIVMAAMIPPRELGRYSGMFGAVFGVATIAGPLIGGVLVDTSWLGWRWCFFIGVPFSVAAILLLQRTLHLPTVRREAVIDWLGAFLITAGVSDLLIWSTLAGNHFAWASWETAVFVAAGVILLALAVWAESRAPEPIIPLSIFRNRTVSLTIVASVLVGVAMFGGTVFLSQYFQVSLGKSPTVAGLMSLPMIFGLLVSSTVAGALITKYGRWKAYLVAGSIVMTGGMLLLSTISATTSALMLSIYMAVLGIGVGMLMQNLVLAAQNDVPANELGASTSALTFFRSMGGAIGVSALGAVLAARVTTLMTERFGPAATGGSGTAAVPDLATLPAPVRAIVADVYGQATAELFLVGAPIAALAVIAVLFIKEKPLHTMSGDERRAQEEKAAATGVPMH; this is encoded by the coding sequence ATGTCGCACCGCGAGGTCATCCAGGCACTCTCCGGCCTGATGCTCGGCATGTTCGTGTCGATCCTCGCCTCGACGATCGTCTCGAACGCCCTGCCCCGGATCATCGCGGACCTCGGCGGCACGCAGTCCGTCTACACCTGGATCGTCACCACCGAGCTGCTGGCCATGACGGCGACCGTGCCGCTGTGGGGCAAGATGGCCGACCTCTACAGCAAGAAGCTGCTGATCCAGCTGTCGCTCGGCCTGTTCGTGGCGGGGTCGCTGATCGCCGGCTTCACCCCGAATGTCGAGATCCTGATCGTCAGCCGCGTCGTGCAGGGCATCGGCGCCGGCGGCATGACCGCCCTCGCCATGATCGTCATGGCCGCGATGATCCCGCCGCGCGAGCTCGGCCGTTACTCCGGCATGTTCGGCGCGGTCTTCGGTGTGGCGACCATCGCCGGCCCGCTGATCGGCGGCGTCCTGGTCGACACGTCCTGGCTCGGCTGGCGGTGGTGCTTCTTCATCGGCGTGCCGTTCTCCGTGGCCGCCATCCTGCTGCTGCAGCGCACGCTGCACCTTCCGACGGTACGCAGGGAAGCCGTCATCGACTGGCTGGGCGCGTTCCTCATCACGGCCGGCGTCAGTGACCTGCTGATCTGGTCGACCCTGGCCGGCAACCACTTCGCGTGGGCCTCCTGGGAGACCGCGGTCTTCGTCGCCGCCGGCGTGATCCTGCTGGCTCTGGCCGTCTGGGCCGAGTCCCGGGCGCCCGAACCGATCATTCCGCTGTCGATCTTCCGCAACCGCACGGTCTCGCTGACCATCGTGGCCAGCGTCCTCGTCGGCGTGGCGATGTTCGGCGGAACCGTCTTCCTGTCGCAGTACTTCCAGGTCTCCCTGGGCAAGTCCCCGACGGTCGCCGGCCTGATGAGCCTCCCGATGATCTTCGGCCTGCTGGTCTCCTCGACCGTCGCCGGCGCGCTGATCACCAAGTACGGCCGCTGGAAGGCTTACCTGGTCGCAGGCTCGATCGTGATGACCGGCGGCATGCTGCTCCTCAGCACCATCAGCGCAACCACCAGCGCGCTGATGCTGTCGATCTACATGGCCGTACTCGGCATCGGCGTCGGCATGCTCATGCAAAACCTGGTGCTCGCCGCCCAGAACGACGTCCCGGCCAACGAACTCGGTGCCTCCACCTCGGCACTCACGTTCTTCCGCAGCATGGGCGGCGCGATCGGCGTCAGCGCCCTGGGTGCCGTCCTCGCCGCCCGGGTCACCACGCTGATGACCGAACGCTTCGGCCCCGCCGCGACCGGCGGCAGCGGCACGGCTGCGGTGCCGGACCTGGCCACGCTCCCGGCACCGGTCCGGGCCATCGTCGCCGACGTCTACGGCCAGGCCACGGCCGAGTTGTTCCTGGTCGGCGCCCCGATCGCCGCCCTGGCCGTGATCGCGGTCCTCTTCATCAAGGAAAAGCCCCTCCACACCATGAGCGGCGACGAACGCCGCGCCCAGGAAGAAAAGGCCGCCGCCACCGGCGTGCCGATGCACTGA
- a CDS encoding GNAT family N-acetyltransferase — protein sequence MATTIRRLGEPGDLGWVVQAHGELYAAEYGWDTSFEGLVARIVADFTTGPGPKAAWMAEVDGSRAGCVFCVPGDGAAAKLRILLVHPDARGRGLGAALVAECLRFAAGAGYRELTLWTNDVLTAARRIYQAAGFVLVDEEPHHSFGADLVGQTWTRAL from the coding sequence GTGGCAACGACAATCCGCCGGCTGGGTGAGCCGGGTGACCTGGGCTGGGTCGTCCAGGCCCACGGTGAGCTCTACGCCGCCGAGTACGGCTGGGACACGAGCTTCGAGGGACTGGTCGCGCGGATCGTCGCGGACTTCACCACCGGCCCCGGTCCCAAGGCGGCCTGGATGGCGGAGGTGGACGGCTCGCGGGCGGGCTGCGTCTTCTGCGTCCCGGGTGACGGCGCCGCCGCCAAGCTGCGCATCCTGCTCGTGCACCCGGATGCCCGAGGGCGTGGTCTCGGCGCCGCGCTGGTCGCCGAATGTCTGCGGTTCGCGGCCGGCGCGGGATATCGCGAGCTGACGCTGTGGACCAACGACGTGCTCACAGCCGCGCGGCGCATCTACCAGGCGGCGGGATTTGTCCTGGTCGACGAGGAACCGCACCACAGTTTCGGTGCGGACCTCGTCGGCCAGACCTGGACCCGCGCGCTGTGA
- a CDS encoding AraC family transcriptional regulator, whose translation MGEVHFRTVPAAPGSPTTASFSSADIDDTRSLLNRFYYPVAVGTPAGPEGFRFEAEVIQLGPLTVGHLEFGAPVTVVAAELDAYHVSMPTAGRIHARHAGREVVASPSTGVVFGPGRPVYTMHDAYSAELNVKIERPALEHELATLLGHPVTGPIDLPPSMDLRTGAARSWRRLVQLLRRESGEQGSLIWQPLIAEQLRLSVLDGLLLTVPHRYTDELTAPAPAGPPRAIQRAIDAIQDEPERQFSVGDLARIAGLSVRSLQEGFRRHVECSPMSYLQTVRLGRAHDALRREDPARVSVATVAHRTGFAHLGRFASAYRARFGECPSETLRGAD comes from the coding sequence ATGGGTGAAGTTCACTTCAGGACGGTCCCGGCCGCTCCTGGATCCCCGACGACCGCCAGCTTCAGCAGCGCGGACATCGACGACACGCGCTCGCTGCTAAACCGGTTCTACTATCCGGTGGCCGTCGGTACGCCCGCCGGGCCCGAGGGTTTCCGGTTCGAGGCCGAGGTGATCCAACTCGGACCGCTCACGGTGGGTCACCTGGAATTCGGCGCACCCGTGACGGTCGTCGCTGCGGAACTGGACGCCTATCACGTATCCATGCCGACCGCGGGCCGCATTCACGCCCGGCACGCCGGCCGCGAGGTGGTCGCGAGCCCGTCCACCGGTGTTGTCTTCGGCCCGGGCCGACCCGTCTACACGATGCACGACGCGTACTCGGCCGAGCTGAACGTCAAGATCGAACGCCCGGCCCTGGAGCACGAGCTCGCCACGCTGCTCGGTCACCCCGTCACCGGCCCGATCGACCTGCCCCCGTCCATGGACCTGCGTACCGGTGCGGCTCGGAGCTGGCGCCGCCTCGTCCAGTTGCTCCGCAGGGAGAGCGGAGAGCAGGGCAGCCTGATCTGGCAGCCGCTGATCGCCGAGCAGCTACGGCTGAGTGTGCTCGACGGGTTGCTGCTGACCGTGCCCCACCGGTACACCGACGAGCTCACCGCGCCGGCGCCGGCGGGTCCGCCGCGGGCGATCCAGCGGGCCATCGACGCGATCCAGGACGAACCCGAGCGGCAGTTCAGCGTCGGTGATCTGGCCCGGATCGCCGGGCTGAGCGTGCGGTCACTGCAAGAGGGCTTCCGGCGGCACGTGGAGTGCTCGCCGATGTCCTACCTGCAGACCGTCCGGCTGGGGCGGGCGCACGACGCCCTGCGCCGCGAGGACCCGGCGCGGGTCTCGGTCGCGACGGTGGCGCACCGCACCGGTTTTGCCCATCTCGGCCGCTTCGCCTCCGCCTACCGCGCCCGCTTCGGCGAATGCCCCTCCGAAACCCTGCGCGGAGCCGACTGA
- a CDS encoding TetR/AcrR family transcriptional regulator gives MTDAGASARKLELLEAAYGYALEHGLGDLSLRPLAASIGSSPRVLLYLFGSKDGLVRALLARARTDEVGLLQQVGGEDLTQVARQVWEWLAAPGHRALLTLWTEAYARALVDPGGAWAGFARETVDDWLNLLAAAQPVSVRDTGEGVAERSHVLAVLRGALLDLLATGDVQRTTAAVERGISPRRR, from the coding sequence ATGACCGACGCCGGAGCAAGCGCCCGCAAGCTCGAACTGCTCGAGGCCGCGTACGGCTACGCGCTCGAGCACGGCCTCGGTGACCTGTCGCTGCGACCGCTGGCGGCGTCGATCGGGTCGAGCCCGCGAGTGCTGCTCTACCTCTTCGGCTCCAAGGACGGGCTGGTCCGCGCCCTGCTGGCCCGCGCACGGACGGACGAGGTGGGCCTGCTGCAGCAGGTCGGCGGCGAGGACCTCACCCAGGTGGCCCGTCAGGTGTGGGAATGGCTGGCGGCTCCCGGCCACCGTGCGCTGCTCACCCTCTGGACCGAGGCGTACGCCCGAGCGCTGGTGGATCCGGGTGGTGCCTGGGCCGGTTTCGCCCGCGAGACCGTGGACGACTGGCTGAACCTGCTGGCCGCCGCCCAGCCGGTGTCCGTTCGCGACACCGGGGAAGGTGTCGCCGAGCGCAGCCACGTACTGGCGGTTCTGCGCGGTGCCCTGCTCGATCTGCTCGCGACGGGTGACGTGCAGCGGACCACTGCCGCCGTGGAACGAGGAATCAGTCCACGGAGGCGGTGA
- a CDS encoding STAS domain-containing protein: MYLPITTRQLADGTVEIAPSGEIDLDNAHVMRDAVNDVLTSSTPGKIDLDLQRVMLIDSIGIGILVACFHTAAASGVKLVVSHPSPTVYRQLWISGLVGLLGCAEPPSPRTSVGLRPS; the protein is encoded by the coding sequence GTGTATCTGCCGATCACCACTCGCCAGTTGGCCGATGGCACCGTCGAGATCGCGCCGAGCGGCGAAATTGATCTTGACAACGCCCACGTGATGCGCGACGCCGTCAACGACGTGCTGACCAGCAGCACGCCGGGCAAGATCGACCTCGACCTCCAACGGGTGATGCTGATCGACAGCATCGGCATCGGCATCCTGGTGGCGTGCTTCCACACGGCCGCCGCCAGCGGCGTCAAGCTGGTGGTCAGCCACCCGAGCCCGACCGTGTACCGCCAGCTCTGGATCTCCGGCCTGGTCGGCCTGCTCGGATGCGCCGAGCCGCCGTCGCCGCGGACCTCCGTGGGGCTCCGCCCCAGCTGA